The Anaeromyxobacter sp. Fw109-5 genomic interval CCCACGGGATCGAGGAGTCGATCTACCTCGCCGACCGCGTGGTGGTGATGACCTACCGGCCCGGCACCGTGAAGCGGATCGTCCCGGTGACGCTCCCCCGCCCGCGCGACCCCGCCGCGGCCGAGTTCAACGCGCTGAAGCGCGAGGTCTCGCAGATGGTGATGGAGGAGCAGGCGCGGCACGCCGAGGCCGAGGCGGGCGGGGTGAGGGCGGACTGAGGAGGATCACGCCGAGCGGCGGCCGAAAGAGCCGGGGGAGAGGCTCGCCTCCGCTGGAGCAGGCCATGCACCGAGCTGCGGATCGCTACTTGGCCTCGCCTTTGGCCGCCAACTCAGCGCGAGCAACTTTCTCTCGGAAGCAGCGAATGATCGCAGCCAACTTGCCAGCGTCGCCTGCACCGATGAATCGAGCACCCTGGGTTCGACAGATCATCCAGTCCGGACCACCGATGTTCTGATTGGCCTCGCTCGGAGGGTCCCCGACGACTTCTAGAACTCCGTCGCCCTTCTCGAAGCCGTCCTTGTCGATGTCGATCATCACCCGCCAGCCCGGGTTGTCGATGGTCTCGATGCTGACGCCCTTCTCGTGCTCCCACTGTCCGTCACATCGGCTCGCGTACCATTGCTGGAGCCACTCCAACTCGTCAGTAGCGTCAGGGGCGACGTTCATAGGCAAATGACGCTCTCCTTCTTGTTGTAGAAGCATTCGCACGTCACAGAGTTTTGATTCATGATCCACTCCTCGACGTGAACGTGATCCCCCGGGCACGGAAAGTGCGGCTTGCTCGGCGGCACTTTGTCGTACCGGACTTGCCGCCCGCCGGGCGCGTCGCTTACCCCAACGCACGGTTCACACGTCTTGGGTAGCGGTGGGCCATCGCACTTCGAGATGACGTCCGCAACCCCGAGCCCCAGCGTCACCCCCGCGCCGAGGATCGCGCGGGTCCCGCCCGAGAGTAACCAGCGCGGGTCCCGCCCGAGAGTAACCAGCGCGAGCACACGGGTCCCGCCCGAGAGTAACCAGCGCGCGGGTCCCGCCCGGGGTCCCGCCCGAGAGTAACCAGCGCGAGCACGAGGAGCGAACGCAGTCGATGCTCAATTCGCGAGGAGGATGGGCAGCTCGCGCTGGCTCCCAAGAGCCTCCGAGAGCCACTCGACGCGGGTTCCCAGCGTTCGTAGGCGGGGAGTAGCCGCTTCAGCGCACACCGCTGCAATGACTGAGCGCGAGCGCACTCAGGCGACCGGACGGACCTGGTGAACGGATGGAATGGTTCTAGGCTGCGCCTGCGCACTGCACGCCATGGAGCACGCGCAGGAGGTAGGTGCCGGCGGGGAAGACCACGCTGCGTTCGCCCGAGCTCCACCTGGCCAAGGCTTGGCGGTACGCGTGAACGAACGACTTCAGGCGAAGCAGGCCTTCGACCCTCCTCCACTTGTCGCGCGCCGCGACCCGGGGCTTGAGCCCAAACCGAGGCTCACCGCCCGACGGCCGCGTGAACGGGTTCTGTGCCAGCACCCGTGCGACGCCGAGGAACCGGCGGCCTTGTGCAACGAGCTCCCGGTGATGCTTCTGCTCGAGGTCCTGCAGCGCCGCCGAGACGAGCGCGCGGAACTCGGCCGCGGAGGCGAAGCCTGGAGGGGACGTCAGCTCGAGCTCGACCTTCTCCGGAAGGTAGCCCTTGGGGTCGAAGAAGACCTGCGGCCGTGTGGCCGTGAGCTTGTTCCCGATCTGCTCGGGGGCGCTCCAGAGGCCCGGCCACTCCGCGCCGCGCCGGACGAGTCCGGCGGCGACGGGGTTGGCGAGCACGTACGCGGTCTTGGCGACGACGTCCGCGGCATCGAGCGGCTCGACCGCGCTGTAGCTCCCGTCGGTCGCCCAGAACCCCTCGAAGCGGCCCAGAGAGGCGTTCACCGCGCGAGCGACGAGGGAGTCGAGATACTGCATGAACGCGGGGAGGCGTCCCAGCGGGTCCGTGATGATGAGGTGGGCGTGGTTGGAGAGGACGCAATACGCGTGGACGAGGATGCCGTGGCGGGCGGCCGCGAGCGCGAGGACGTAGAGGAAGATCTCGTTGATGAGCTTGGATGGACGAAGGAAGAAGCGTCGTTCCGAGCAGCGCCGAGTCATGAGGTAGACGGTCCCGGGCAGAACGCGGCGAGGAGTGGTCACGGGAGCGGCTGCAAGGCACGCATCGTGCCGTCGCAGGCCGCGCGTCGGTACACCCATTTACCGATCGTGGCCGAAGGAGAAGGGGTCGCGCCTCAGGCGCTCGGTCCGCGGCGCGGTACTCTCGGTCAGGCTCGGCTCGCGGCTCGCGGCTCGCGGCTGGCTCGGCTCGGTCAGGCTCGGCGGGCTCGGCGGGCTCGGCGGGCTCGGCGGCGGAAGGGCGCCCGCTCGCAGTCCCGCAAGCACGCGATCGCGTGCGCGTGAGTTTGCGAAGAGCGCCCGCTCGGGCGTTCGCTCAGTCGAGGAACAGGTCCGGCATCAGCTCCTGCCCCGGCTCCACCGCGTACCTCGCGAAGCCCGCGACGCCCTCCTCCCGAAGCACGTCCTCGTCGATGAAGAAGTTGCCGGTGCAGCTCCGGCTCTCGCGCTTCAGGATCGCCACCGCCGCGTCCGCGACGATCTCCGGAGTCCGGCCGTGCCTCGCCGTCTCCTCGCCGCCGAGGAGGTTCAGGGCCGCGGTCGCGATCACGGTGCGCGGCCAGAGGGCGTTCACCGCGATGCCCTGCTCGCGCAGCTCCTCCGCCATCCCGAGCACGCACAGGCTCATGCCGTACTTCGCCATGGTGTACGCGACGTGCGGGGCGAACCAGCGCGGGTTCAGGGAGAGCGGCGGCGACAGGTTCAGGATGTGGGGGTTCGCGCTCTTCTCCAGGAGCGGGATGCACGCCTGCGAGCAGGCGAAGGTGCCCCGCGCGTTCACCTGGTGCATGAGGTCGTAGCGCTTCATCGGCGTGGCCACGGTGCCCGCGAGGAAGATCGCGCTCGCGTTGTTGACGAGCACGTCGATCCCCCCGAACCGCTCCGCCGCCGCCTTCACCGCCGCCGCGATCTCCGCCTCGTCGCGGATGTCGCAGTGGACCGCGAGCGCCTTTCCTCCGGCGGCCTCGATCTCCTGGGCGGCGTCGTGGATCGTCCCCGGCAGCTTCGGGTTCGGCGCGCTCGACTTCGCCGCGACCACCACGTTCGCGCCCTCGCGGGCGGCGGCGATGCCGATCGCCTTGCCGATGCCGCGGCTCGCGCCGGTGATGAAGAGCGTCTTTCCTCGAAGTGAAGGCATGGCCGACCTCGCGCTGGGGTGATCCGCGAGGATGGCGGGACACCCGGCGGGGAGCAACGCGACGGACGGGGCGGGGCGAGGTCCCGACCGCGACCCCCACCGCGACCCCGACCGCGCGACCCCCACCGCGACCCCCACCGCGACCCCCACCGCGACCCAGACCACCCCGACCTCGACCGCGACCCCGCCGTGACAGTCCGGCGCGCCTGATCGGGCCTGATCGGGACCCCTCTGCCCTTCTCGAGTGGGAACGGTCCAGCGCTCGTCGCTCGACCGGCCGACCGACCGATCGGGTGTCCCCGCCGGCTCCAGACGCCCGCCCGTCGTATGTAGGCATGCGCCTACACCCACCCGCCGTGATCGCGCCCTGAACGCATTGCCAGCGCGTGAAACCCGCTGATCCGGGCGCCCGTTGACTTCACCCGCCGATGTCCGTAGATCGGGACCATTCAGTGGGAAAAAGTGGCAAGCAGCGGTTCAGAGCGGCAGGATCGGCCAGCCCGTGTTCTTCGGAACCTTCAACCACGCGATCGACGCGAAGGGGCGCACGAGCCTCCCGGTGAAGTTCCGGGAGTCGCTGGCCGCGGCGGGCGAGCCCCGCATCGTGCTGATGCAGTACCCGCACTGGCGGGCGGTGCAGGCGCTCCCGCAGTCGGTCTGGAACGAGCTCGTGAAGAAGGTGATGGACGCCTCTCCGCTCGACGCCCGGACGCAGCGGAGCGTCCTCAAGTTCGTGTCCTCGGCCCACGAGGTGGACCTCGACGCGAACGGCCGCGTCCTCGTGCCGCCGGCGCTGCGCGAGTGGGCGGGGCTGCAGAAGGACGTGGTCTGGGTGGGGATGGGCCGGACCATCCACCTCTACGACAAGGCCGCCTACGAGACGCAGGTGGCCGAGGAGATCCCGAGCGACCAGGTGGTCGACTTCTTCGGGAAGGTGTAGCGGCGGCACGCGGGCGGAGGAGGCGAGCGATGTTCGAGGCGAGACATCAGGACGACGTGACGATCATCCGTGGCGTGGGAGAGCTCACGAAGGACGAGCTGTCGGCGATCGCCGCCATCGCGCGGCGGGCGCGCGACGACGGGCGGCGCGTGGTGGTCGATCTCAAGAACGTCACGCACCTCCACTACGCGGGCGCCGCGCTCCTGAAGGCGATCCCCGGGCTGCGCGCGGCGGGTGCGAGCCGTTACGTTCGCGATCTCGTCCACGCCGGCGGCGCGGGCGGTCACCTCGAGCTCTTCGAGGACGTGGAGGCGGCCTTCCGGGCGGCGTGAGCGGGGAATTCGTCCATGCTTCGGTACTCGCGAGAGAGGTCGTCGAGGTCCTGCGCCCCGCCCCGGGCAAGCTCCTGCTCGACGGGACGCTCGGCGGCGGCGGCCACTCTGAGCTCCTGCTGGAGCGGGGGGCGCGCGTGATCGGCCTCGACAAGGATCCGCGCGCGCTGGCCGCCGCGACCGCGCGCCTCGCGCGCTGGGGCGAGGCCTTCCGCGCGGTGCGCGCCGACTTCCGCGACGCCAAGAACGTCCTCTCCGCCCTCGGCCTCACCGGGGTGGACGGGACGCTCGTGGACCTCGGGGTCTCCTCCCCTCAGCTCGACCAGGCCGACCGCGGCTTCTCGTTCTCACGGCCCGGCCCGCTCGACATGCGCATGGGCGACGAGGGCGAGCGGCTCGAGGATCTGCTCCGCCGCATCGACGAGCGCGAGCTCGCCCGCATCCTCCGCGAGTACGGGGAGGAGCCCTTCGCGCGGCCCATCGCCCGCGCCGTGAAGCGCGCCGTCGAGTCGGACGAGGCGCTCGACACCGCGCGCCTCGCCGACATCGTGGCGAAGGCCATCCCGCGCAAGGCCTGGCCGCGGCGGATCCACCCCGCGACGCGCACCTTCCAGGCCCTCCGCATCGCGGTGAACGACGAGCTCGGCGCGCTCGCCGCCTGGCTCGACGGCCTGCCCGCGACGCTCAACGTCGGCGGCCGCGCCGCGGCGATCTCGTTCCACTCGCTCGAGGACCGCATGGTGAAGGAGCGCTTCCGCGCCCTCACCCAGGCCTGCACCTGCCCGCCCGATCTGCCCGTGTGCGCCTGCGGCGCGCGCGCCTCGTTCGCCGCGATCACGCGCAAGGCCGTCGTTGCGTCCGAGGCCGAGGTGGCGGAGAACCCCCGCGCGCGCAGCGCGAAGCTGCGCGCGGTGGAGAAGATCCGATGAGGCGCGCCCCCGCCCGAGGTCGCGCCGCGGCCGCTCCTCCCCGCGCCTCCGCCCCCACGAGCGCCGTGCCCGTCGCCCGGGCCGCCACCGTGGCGCTGCTCGTCGTGGTCCTCGGCGTCTTCCACATCTGGTCCCGCACGCGCGTGGTCGCGACGGGATACCGGCTCGGCGCGCTGCAGGCCGAGCACACGAAGCTCACCTCCGAGCACGACCGCCTCCGCATCGAGGTGGAGAGCCTCCGCGCGCCCCGCGCGCTCGAGGCGTTCGCTCGGACCAAGCTGGGCATGGCTCCGCCGGACTCGGGTCCGGTGTGGGCGGCAGGCCCGCGCCCCGCAACGGCGGGCGCGGGTTGGGCGGGCGTGGACGGTGTGGATCACCGGTCCGGCCCGGCGGAGCCATCCCATTCCTCGAAGGCTGGGCGGGCGGCGGCGGGGCCCGCGGCGGACTCCGGTCCGCTCGTCCTGAACGTCCGGGGCGAGCGCGAGCGGGGCCCGCTGCGGGCGGGCCGCTCCCTGCCGCGCGAGAGGTAGCCGTTGCGCCCCGGTCCCGATCCGCGCGCGACCCGCTGGATCGCCGTCCGGATCGGCGCCGTCGCCGTCCTCTTCGCCGCCGGCTTCGCCGTCGTCGCGGGCCGGGCGTTCCAGCTCCAGGTGCTGCGCCGCGACGTGCTCATGGGCGAGATGGTCGACCAGTACCGGCGGCAGCTCGTGCTGAAGCCGCGGCGCGGCGTCATCACCGATCGCTCGGGCCTGCTGCTCGCCGGCAGCGCCGACGCCCAGTCGGTGTTCGCGGATCCCGCGGTGCTCGACAGGGAGGACGGCGGCGCCGAGGCGCTCCGCCGCATCTCCAGGGCCCTGAAGCTCGACGCCCGCGCCGTCCGCAGGAAGCTCGGCAAGAGCGGCCGCTTCCTGTGGATCGCGCGCCGGATCTCGCCGGCGCAGGCCGCCGAGGTCGAGGCCATCGTGAAGGCCACCGGCGTGCGAGGGATCGCCCTCGTCCCCGAGACCCGCCGTTACTACCCCAAGCTCGAGCTCGCCAGCCAGCTGCTCGGGCTCGTCGGGGACGACGGCGAGGGGCTCGAGGGGATCGAGCTCGCGCTCGACGACGTGCTGCGCGGCGAGCGGTCCAAGATGCCCTCCCTGCGGGACGGGGCCGGGAACATCGTGCTCCCCCACGCCCCCAAGCCCGGCCAGGAGCGCGAGGGCGTGCGGGTCGAGCTCACCATCGAGCAGGGGATCCAGCTCTCCGCCGAGCGCGCCCTCGCCGCGGCGGTGAAGCGCTCGCGCGCGCTCTCCGGCATGGCGGTCGCGCTCGAGCCGCGCACCGGCGAGGTGCTCGCGATGGCGAGCTGGCCTCCCTACAACCCGAACGCTCCCGCCCGCGGCGCCGAGCTGCGCAACCGCGTCGTCACCGACTCGTTCGAGCCGGGCTCGACGGTGAAGGCGCTCACCGTGGCGGGCGCCCTCGCGCGCGGCGCGCTGCACCCGCTCGATCCCATCGACTGCGGCAACGGCCGGTACGCGATCGGCGCCCACGTGATCCACGACCACGACGCGCTCGGCTGGGCGGGCGCCTCGAAGATCCTCGCGGTGAGCTCGAACATCGGGGCGTCCAAGATCGCGGCGCGGCTCGGGCGGGCCGGGCTGCACGCGTCGCTCGCGGCCTTCGGCCTCGGGGAGAAGACCGGCCTCGGGCTGCCGGGCGAGATCCGCGGCCAGCTCCCCGTGCCGCGCTCCGAGGTGTCGCTCGCGACGCAGAGCTTCGGTCACGGCCTCACCGCGAACGCGCTCCAGATCACCAACGCCATCGCCGCGCTCGCGAACGGCGGCAAGCTCATGCGCCCGATCGTGGTCCGGCGCATCGTCGACCCCGCCACCGGCGAGGTGCTCGAGGCGGCGACTCCGGAGCTCGTCCGGCAGGCGGTGCCGCCCGCGGTGGCCGAGACGATGACCCGCTTCCTCGTGGGGGTCGTCGAGGACGAGAAGGGCACCGGGAAGCGCGCCCGGATCGACGGCTGGCGCGTCGCCGGCAAGACCGGCACCGCGCGCAAGGTGGACCCGGTCTCCGGCGGCTACGCCTCGGATCGCCACTTCAGCTCGTTCGTCGGCTACGCGCCTGCGGAGGCGCCGCGCATCGTCGTGGGCGTGTTCCTGGACGAGCCCAAGGGCGACGTGCACGGCGGCGAGATCGCGGCCCCCGCGTTCCGAGAGATCGTCATCGAGTCGATGCGGGTGATGGGAGTGCCCGCGACCGGCCCCACGGCGCCGCGCCCGCCAGCGGTCGCGGCGTCGGAGCCCGCCGAGGAGGAGCCCGAGGGGCCGCCGCCCGTCGAGCTCGCGGCTCGCGCCACGGGGACGGGGAGCGAGCTGACCGTCGCGGTGCCCTCGCTCGCCGGGCTCCCGGCGCGCTCCGCCATCCGCGCGCTCGAGCGGCTGGACCTCGCGGCCGATCTCGACGGTGCGGGCCGCGTGGTGCAGCAGTGGCCGTCGCCCGGCAAGGTGGTGGAGCGCGGGACGCGGGTGCGGATGCGGCTCGCGCCGACCGGGTGACGCGGCGCTCGCCCGCCCGGGCGATGCACCGAGGCTGGGCGCCGCCCCCCTTTGCTGTAAGATGTGCCGCGCCGCGCCGTGGTGCGTGTCCCGGCGGACACGACGGCGCGTAACCGGGCGAGCGCACAGGGGAAGAGATTCCGGACGGCGGCTTGCATTCCGGTGCGGTGACATGAAGCTCTCGGCGGTCATCCAGGGTACGGGCGCGCGGGGTGAGGCGGCGGACGATCACGAGATCGTCCTCGTCACGGGCGACTCGCGCGAGGTCGTCCCCGGCGCGCTCTTCTTCGCCCTCCCCGGCGCGGTGCGCGACGGCCACGACTTCGCCGCCCAGGCCGCGGCCCGCGGGGCCGTGGCGATCGTCGCGGAGCGCCCGGTCGCCTGCGCCCCCGCGGCGCTCCTCCTCGTCCCCTCGTCGCGCCGCGCGATGGCGGTGGCGGCCGCGAACTTCCACGGTCGTCCCGCCGACGCGCTCCGCGTCGCCGGCGTCACCGGCACGAACGGCAAGACGACCGTCACCTACCTCGTGGAGGCGTGCGCGCGCGCGGCGGACCTGCCCGTCGGCGTGCTCGGCACGGTCACCCAGCGCTTCCCCGGCGTCGAGCGCCCCGCCAGCCACACCACCCCCGAGTCCACCACCCTCCACGCGGTCCTCGCCGAGATGCGCGCGGCCGGTACGCGGGCGGTCGTGCTCGAGGTCTCCTCGCACGCGCTCGCGCAGGAGCGGGTCGGCGGGATGCGCTTCGCGGCGGCGGGGTTCACGAACCTCACCCGCGATCACCTCGACTACCACGGCGACATGGACGCGTACTTCGCCGCGAAGCGCCGGCTCTTCGCCGAGCACCTCGCGCCCGACGGCGTCGCGGTGGTGAACGCGCGCGATCCGTACGGCGCGCGGCTCGCGGCCCAGCTCGGACCGGGCCGGCGCGTCTGGCGCTACGGCACCCGCGCGGACGACACGCTGCGGGCCGAGGCCGTCTCGACGGGGCTCGCCGGCATCGCGGCCACCTTCGCGACGCCGGCGGGGCCGATCGCGATCCGCTCGCCGCTCGTCGGCGCGCACAACCTCGAGAACCTGCTGTGCGCGGCCGGGCTCGCGCTCGCGCTGGGGATCGCGCCCGACGCAGTCGGGCGGGGCCTGTCCGCCTCGGCCGGGGCGCCCGGGCGGCTCGAGCGCATCGACGGCCGAGGTGTCTCGATCTTCGTGGACTACGCCCACACCGACGACGCGCTCGGCCGCGCGCTGGAGGCGCTCCGCGCCCTCGCGCCGCGGCGGCTCCTGTGCGTGTTCGGCTGCGGCGGCGATCGCGATCGCGGCAAGCGCCCGCTGATGGGCGAGGTCGCCGCCCGCGGCGCCGACCTCGTGGTGGTGACGAGCGACAACCCCCGCACCGAGGCGCCCGAGGCCATCATCGCGGACGTCCTGCCCGGCCTCGAGCGGGCGGGCGCGGCGCGCCTCTCCGCCCGGGCCGCGGCCGACGGCGCGCGCGGCTTCCTCGTCGAGGCCGACCGCCGCGCCGCGATCGCCCTCGCAGTCTCCCTCGCGCACCCCGGCGACGCCGTGCTCGTCGCCGGCAAGGGGCACGAGGACTACCAGCTCGTCGGCACGACGAAGCACCCCTTCTCCGACCGCGAGGAGGCCCGGAAGGCCCTCGGCTTCGTATGACCGTCCCCCGCTTCTCCCCCGACGAGCTGGCCGCCGCGACCGGCGGACGCTGGATGGGCGCGCCGCCCGCAGAGCTCGCCGGCGTCTCGACCGACACCCGCACGATCGTGCCCGGCGCGCTCTTCGTCGCGCTCCGCGGCGAGCGCTTCGACGGCCACGCCTACCTCGGCGAGGCCTCCGCGAAGGGCGCGGCCGCCGCCGTCGTCGCCCACGGCGCCGCCGCGGGGGCCCCGCTGCCGGTCCTCGCCGTCCCCGACACGCTCGCGGCGCTCGGCGCGATCGCGCGCCACCACCGGCGCCGGTTCCACATCCCGGTCGTGGGGGTCACCGGCTCGAACGGCAAGACCACCACCCGCGAGATGATCGCGGGGATCCTCGCCACGCGCGGGCCGGTCCTCAAGACCGAGGGCAACCTCAACAACGAGGTGGGCGTCCCGCTCACGCTCCTCGGGCTCGGGCCGGAGCACCGCTCGGCCGTGATCGAGATGGGGATGAACCATCCGGGCGAGATCGCCCGGCTCGCCGCCATCGCCGAGCCGTACGTCGGGGTCGTGACGCTCGCCGCCGCCGCGCACCTCGAGGGGCTCGGCACGGTGGACGCGGTGGCGGACGCCAAGGCCGAGCTGTACCAGGGGCTCCAGGACACCGGCATCGTGGTCGCCAACGCGGACGACCCGCGCATGCTGAAGCGGGCGCAGGCCGCCGGCAAGCGCATGCTGACCTTCGCGGCGGGCGCGGGTCGGCGCGGCGACGTGGTCGTGCTCGAGATCGGCTCGCAGGGCGACGACGGCCTCCACTTCGTGCTCGGCGTCGGCAACCGCGAGGTCCCCGTGCACATCCCCGGGCTGGTGGGCGCGCACAACGCCGTGAACGCGGCGGCGGCCGCCGCGGCGGCGATCTCGCTCGGCTGCAGCGACCGCGAGATCGCGCAGGGGCTCGCGGCGGTCCGTCCGGTCGGGCGGCGCCTGCGGCTCGAGCGGCTCGCCTCCGGGCTGCGCCTCGTGGACGACTGCTACAACGCGAACCCGGCGTCGATGTCGGCCGCGCTCCGCACGCTCGTGGACCTCGCGCGGCCCGACGCCCGGGCGGTGGCGGTCCTCGGGGACATGCTGGAGCTCGGCGCCTTCGAGGAGCCGGCGCACCGCGAGCTCGGCGGCGAGGCCGCCCGCGCGGGCGTGAGGCTCCTCGCCGCCTTCGGCCCGCGTTCCCGCGCCACCGCCGAGGCGGCGCGCGCCGCAGGCCTCGAGACCTTCCACACCGACGACATGGACGCGCTCGTCCGCTGGGCCCGGACCGCGCTCGCGCCGCCGTCGGACGTCCTCCTCGTCAAGGGCAGCCGCGGCATGAAGCTCGAGCGGCTGGTCGAGGCCCTCCGCTAGATGCTCTATCACTTCCTCTACCCGCTCTCGGGGCAGTTCGGGCTCTTCAACGTCCTGCGCTACCCCTCCTTCCGCATCGTCGCGGCGGGCCTCGTCTCCCTGCTCATCGGCCTGCTCCTCGGACCGCTCTTCATCGAGCGGATGCGCGTCCTGCAGTACGGGCACTCCAACGTCCGCGAGGACACGCCCGAGCGGCACAAGAAGAAGGCCGGCACGCCCTCCATGGGCGGCGCGCTCATCCTCCTCGCCGTCACCGTCTCCACGCTGCTCTTCGCCGACCTCGGGAACCGCCTCGTGTGGGCGGCCCTCCTCGTCACGCTCGGCTACGGCGTGATCGGGTTCTGGGACGACTGGCTCAAGATCTCGAAGCGGAACTCGAAGGGGCTCGCCGGAAAGAAGAAGCTCGTCCTCCAGGTGCTGGTGGTGCTGGCCGTCTACTACGGCCTGCTCACCGACTGGCAGCCGCGCACGACGGACGGGTTCCCCTTCCTCACCATCGGCAGCCTCGTCGACCTGCACCTCACGCTGCCGTTCGTGCCGACGCACCTGTTCTCGCCGTCGCTCGGCTGGCTCTACCTGCCGTTCATGATCTTCGTGGTGGTCGCCACGTCGAACGCGGTGAACCTCACCGACGGGCTCGACGGCCTCGCCATCGGCCCGACCATCGTCTCGTCGATGACGTTCCTCGCGCTCTCCTACGTGGCGGGCGCGACCATCGCCGGCTTCAGCCTGGCCGAGTACCTGCGCATCGCCTACATCCCCGGCGCCGAGGAGCTGGGCGTGTTCTGCTCCGCCATCTTCGGGGCCGGCATCGCGTTCCTCTGGTACAACACGTACCCCGCGTCGGTGTTCATGGGCGACGTCGGCTCGCTCGCGCTGGGCGGCGGCCTCGGCATGCTCGCCGTCCTCACCAAGAACGAGGTGGCGAGCGCCATCCTCCACGGCGTGTTCCTCGCCGAGACGGTCAGCGTCATCCTGCAGGTCTGGTCGTTCCGCACCACCGGCAAGCGCATCTTCCGGATGGCCCCCATCCACCACCACTACGAGCTGAAGGGGTGGGCCGAGCCGAAGATCATCGTACGGTTCTGGATCATGTCGATCATGCTCGCCCTGGTGGCGCTCATGTCCCTGAAGCTGAGGTAGCGCCGCGTGACTCCCCAGCTGAAGGGCAAGCGCGTCACCGTCGTCGGCCTCGCCAGGAGCGGCGTGGCGGCGGCGCGCCTCTGCGCGCGCGAGGGCGCGCGGGTCACGGTCACCGACCGGCGCGCCGAGGAGCACCTCACCGGCCCGCTCGCGGCCCTGGAGACGGCCGGCGTTCGCCGGGTGCTGGGAGGCCACGACGCGGAGGACTTCACCCGCGCCGACCTCGTGGTGGTCTCGCCGGGCGTCCCGATGGCGCTCGCCGAGGTCGTCCGCGCCCGGGCCGCAGGGGTGCCGGTGTGGGGCGAGGTCGAGCTCGCGGCCCGGTTCCTCGCGGGCGTGCCGATCGTCGCGATCACCGGCACGAACGGCAAGAGCACGACCACCGCGCTCGCCGGGGCGCTCTTCGCGCGCCACCGGCGGACGTTCACCGGCGGCAACCTCGGCACCCCGCTCTGCCAGCACGTCCTCGACGGCGGCGGCGCGGAGGTGGTCGTCGCGGAGCTCTCGTCGTTCCAGATGGAGGGGCTGCTCTCGCTGCGCCCCCGGGTGGCCGCCATCCTGAACGTCACCCCGGATCACCTCGACCGCTACCGCGACGTGGACGACTACGCCGCCGCGAAGGCGCGGCTGTTCGGGCTGCAGCAGCCGGGCGACCACGCCGTCGCGAACGCCCGCGACCCGCGCGCGCTCGCGATGGCCGAGGCCTCGCGCGCCGTCCTCCACACCTTCGGCTTCGGCCCTCCCGGCCCCGGCGCGCGCGATCCCGGCCTCGAGCCGGACGAGGGC includes:
- a CDS encoding immunity 53 family protein, coding for MNVAPDATDELEWLQQWYASRCDGQWEHEKGVSIETIDNPGWRVMIDIDKDGFEKGDGVLEVVGDPPSEANQNIGGPDWMICRTQGARFIGAGDAGKLAAIIRCFREKVARAELAAKGEAK
- a CDS encoding NAD(P)-dependent oxidoreductase, with amino-acid sequence MPSLRGKTLFITGASRGIGKAIGIAAAREGANVVVAAKSSAPNPKLPGTIHDAAQEIEAAGGKALAVHCDIRDEAEIAAAVKAAAERFGGIDVLVNNASAIFLAGTVATPMKRYDLMHQVNARGTFACSQACIPLLEKSANPHILNLSPPLSLNPRWFAPHVAYTMAKYGMSLCVLGMAEELREQGIAVNALWPRTVIATAALNLLGGEETARHGRTPEIVADAAVAILKRESRSCTGNFFIDEDVLREEGVAGFARYAVEPGQELMPDLFLD
- a CDS encoding division/cell wall cluster transcriptional repressor MraZ, translating into MFFGTFNHAIDAKGRTSLPVKFRESLAAAGEPRIVLMQYPHWRAVQALPQSVWNELVKKVMDASPLDARTQRSVLKFVSSAHEVDLDANGRVLVPPALREWAGLQKDVVWVGMGRTIHLYDKAAYETQVAEEIPSDQVVDFFGKV
- a CDS encoding anti-sigma factor antagonist, producing MFEARHQDDVTIIRGVGELTKDELSAIAAIARRARDDGRRVVVDLKNVTHLHYAGAALLKAIPGLRAAGASRYVRDLVHAGGAGGHLELFEDVEAAFRAA
- the rsmH gene encoding 16S rRNA (cytosine(1402)-N(4))-methyltransferase RsmH, whose amino-acid sequence is MSGEFVHASVLAREVVEVLRPAPGKLLLDGTLGGGGHSELLLERGARVIGLDKDPRALAAATARLARWGEAFRAVRADFRDAKNVLSALGLTGVDGTLVDLGVSSPQLDQADRGFSFSRPGPLDMRMGDEGERLEDLLRRIDERELARILREYGEEPFARPIARAVKRAVESDEALDTARLADIVAKAIPRKAWPRRIHPATRTFQALRIAVNDELGALAAWLDGLPATLNVGGRAAAISFHSLEDRMVKERFRALTQACTCPPDLPVCACGARASFAAITRKAVVASEAEVAENPRARSAKLRAVEKIR
- a CDS encoding cell division protein FtsL; this encodes MRRAPARGRAAAAPPRASAPTSAVPVARAATVALLVVVLGVFHIWSRTRVVATGYRLGALQAEHTKLTSEHDRLRIEVESLRAPRALEAFARTKLGMAPPDSGPVWAAGPRPATAGAGWAGVDGVDHRSGPAEPSHSSKAGRAAAGPAADSGPLVLNVRGERERGPLRAGRSLPRER
- a CDS encoding penicillin-binding protein; the protein is MRPGPDPRATRWIAVRIGAVAVLFAAGFAVVAGRAFQLQVLRRDVLMGEMVDQYRRQLVLKPRRGVITDRSGLLLAGSADAQSVFADPAVLDREDGGAEALRRISRALKLDARAVRRKLGKSGRFLWIARRISPAQAAEVEAIVKATGVRGIALVPETRRYYPKLELASQLLGLVGDDGEGLEGIELALDDVLRGERSKMPSLRDGAGNIVLPHAPKPGQEREGVRVELTIEQGIQLSAERALAAAVKRSRALSGMAVALEPRTGEVLAMASWPPYNPNAPARGAELRNRVVTDSFEPGSTVKALTVAGALARGALHPLDPIDCGNGRYAIGAHVIHDHDALGWAGASKILAVSSNIGASKIAARLGRAGLHASLAAFGLGEKTGLGLPGEIRGQLPVPRSEVSLATQSFGHGLTANALQITNAIAALANGGKLMRPIVVRRIVDPATGEVLEAATPELVRQAVPPAVAETMTRFLVGVVEDEKGTGKRARIDGWRVAGKTGTARKVDPVSGGYASDRHFSSFVGYAPAEAPRIVVGVFLDEPKGDVHGGEIAAPAFREIVIESMRVMGVPATGPTAPRPPAVAASEPAEEEPEGPPPVELAARATGTGSELTVAVPSLAGLPARSAIRALERLDLAADLDGAGRVVQQWPSPGKVVERGTRVRMRLAPTG
- a CDS encoding UDP-N-acetylmuramoyl-L-alanyl-D-glutamate--2,6-diaminopimelate ligase; translated protein: MKLSAVIQGTGARGEAADDHEIVLVTGDSREVVPGALFFALPGAVRDGHDFAAQAAARGAVAIVAERPVACAPAALLLVPSSRRAMAVAAANFHGRPADALRVAGVTGTNGKTTVTYLVEACARAADLPVGVLGTVTQRFPGVERPASHTTPESTTLHAVLAEMRAAGTRAVVLEVSSHALAQERVGGMRFAAAGFTNLTRDHLDYHGDMDAYFAAKRRLFAEHLAPDGVAVVNARDPYGARLAAQLGPGRRVWRYGTRADDTLRAEAVSTGLAGIAATFATPAGPIAIRSPLVGAHNLENLLCAAGLALALGIAPDAVGRGLSASAGAPGRLERIDGRGVSIFVDYAHTDDALGRALEALRALAPRRLLCVFGCGGDRDRGKRPLMGEVAARGADLVVVTSDNPRTEAPEAIIADVLPGLERAGAARLSARAAADGARGFLVEADRRAAIALAVSLAHPGDAVLVAGKGHEDYQLVGTTKHPFSDREEARKALGFV